In Paenibacillus phoenicis, one genomic interval encodes:
- a CDS encoding efflux RND transporter periplasmic adaptor subunit, with the protein MFTKWWMADLSNKKGGMRLVRTLGVFALSLTLIASTGCALLPDEEAEEDLPVITPPTISKKPEYEVRTETIELSVSAVGKIMSQREEPLFFTEDNLHVKEVLVKAGDKVKKGDALIQLDVEDLQKELRKKKLEFRKQEISMKELLRTKDEKDPIEFEEAAIVFEEQRQELEDLEKTIADGTLRAPFSGTIISVSAQKGAAIKAYDTVAVLSDTSSLVVAAQFAKEDLAKIAVGMKAKVDINAMGVFDGKVKVMPVDTGSSDNDNGGGSGTPPEKDTIDKYLIVELDKWPEGLERGRPLSVSIVTERKEHAVLIPISALRTIGSRTYVQVVEEDGSKREADVEVGLQTSTDVEIVKGLTPGQKVVGR; encoded by the coding sequence ATGTTTACGAAATGGTGGATGGCAGATTTATCGAATAAAAAAGGGGGGATGAGGCTGGTTCGAACGCTTGGGGTATTCGCCCTGTCCCTGACGTTAATTGCGTCCACAGGCTGCGCCTTGCTGCCGGACGAAGAGGCGGAGGAGGACCTGCCGGTGATCACGCCGCCGACAATCTCGAAGAAGCCGGAGTACGAGGTGCGCACGGAGACGATCGAGCTTAGCGTCAGCGCGGTCGGGAAGATCATGAGCCAGCGCGAGGAGCCGTTATTTTTCACAGAGGATAATCTTCACGTGAAGGAAGTGCTGGTAAAGGCGGGCGACAAAGTCAAGAAAGGCGATGCCCTCATTCAGCTGGATGTCGAAGATTTGCAGAAGGAATTGCGGAAGAAGAAGCTGGAGTTCCGCAAGCAGGAAATCTCCATGAAGGAGCTGCTGCGCACGAAGGACGAGAAGGACCCGATCGAATTTGAGGAGGCCGCCATCGTCTTTGAGGAACAGCGCCAAGAGCTGGAGGATTTGGAGAAAACGATCGCCGACGGCACACTCCGTGCGCCGTTCTCCGGAACGATCATTTCCGTCTCCGCCCAGAAAGGCGCCGCTATCAAAGCATATGATACGGTAGCCGTGCTGTCCGACACGTCCTCGTTGGTAGTGGCAGCTCAGTTTGCCAAGGAGGATTTAGCGAAGATTGCCGTTGGCATGAAAGCCAAGGTTGATATTAATGCGATGGGTGTGTTCGATGGTAAAGTGAAGGTGATGCCGGTGGATACCGGATCGTCCGACAACGATAACGGCGGCGGAAGCGGCACCCCTCCAGAGAAAGATACGATCGATAAGTACCTGATCGTGGAACTGGACAAATGGCCGGAGGGGCTTGAACGTGGACGGCCGCTTAGCGTGTCCATTGTAACGGAACGCAAGGAACACGCAGTGTTAATTCCGATTTCCGCCCTGCGGACGATCGGCTCGCGTACTTACGTCCAGGTTGTAGAGGAAGACGGTTCGAAACGTGAAGCCGATGTTGAGGTGGGTTTGCAAACCTCGACCGACGTGGAAATTGTTAAAGGACTCACGCCGGGGCAGAAAGTAGTGGGTCGTTAA
- a CDS encoding LexA family protein, which yields MNNKPLTRRQAEVPEFIKAFVAKNGYPPTVREIAEHMGLKASSTAFPVYPAARSKGVRDQRSRPPYASCCPG from the coding sequence ATGAACAACAAACCATTAACCAGGCGCCAAGCAGAAGTGCCCGAATTTATCAAAGCATTCGTAGCAAAAAATGGTTATCCGCCTACCGTCCGGGAAATTGCCGAACACATGGGGCTAAAAGCATCGTCAACGGCATTTCCAGTATATCCAGCAGCTCGTTCGAAAGGGGTTCGTGACCAAAGGTCCCGGCCCCCGTACGCTTCGTGTTGTCCAGGATAA
- a CDS encoding ABC transporter substrate-binding protein, whose amino-acid sequence MRFKKLLSVSLAATLALGLLAGCNGSKAADPEQEKVLRIGVLYGGYDDSYFRQQYTDVYEFTHNVRIEVVPAIDQSQYRYQDYSQPYVQPDYLESMKKIMTGSNPVDVVVTDTSVLNQLIKENMVKQLDPMIQEDKFDTSDFVPAVIDGIKDLGEGSLYALTPSFSSSALFYNKKLFTDAGVEPPTDNMTWDDIFNLARRVAKGEGKDRVYGFAFSRYLGSDPFWDMQSNYVNSLQLKTFDDKAETMTVNTPQWTKVWETISKLAKDKIIPDSNSGMMDGEWNPVTSDLFLSGKVAMAIGENYYVNEITDANNNASKIKNFTPVDWDVVTVPVHPEKPGVGGSIWLSNTFAINSAAPNAETAWDFIKFINGEDWAKLKSRSNSYEMLARKSYIQPKMGLDYNIQAFYLLKPTPPTDPKQDKLMSEKPGLYSVTDSGRKFFQEVLENKKTPAEALKEWEEKGNKMLQEIKNNPKTQFQEDGTPFVPEEGAAAGGAVYKG is encoded by the coding sequence ATGAGGTTCAAGAAATTATTGTCCGTATCGCTGGCTGCCACGCTGGCGCTTGGCCTGTTGGCTGGCTGTAACGGCAGCAAAGCGGCAGACCCTGAGCAGGAGAAAGTGCTGCGCATCGGCGTGCTTTACGGGGGATATGACGATTCTTATTTCCGCCAGCAGTATACCGATGTGTATGAGTTCACGCACAATGTTCGCATCGAGGTTGTACCGGCCATCGACCAAAGTCAATACCGTTACCAGGACTACTCACAGCCATATGTTCAGCCGGACTACCTGGAAAGCATGAAGAAAATTATGACCGGCAGCAATCCGGTGGATGTCGTGGTAACCGATACTTCCGTATTGAATCAGCTGATCAAGGAAAATATGGTCAAACAACTTGATCCGATGATTCAGGAGGATAAGTTCGATACGTCAGACTTCGTACCGGCAGTCATTGACGGGATCAAGGATCTTGGAGAAGGCAGCCTGTACGCGTTAACTCCTTCGTTCTCCTCCTCCGCCTTGTTCTATAACAAGAAGCTCTTTACGGATGCTGGGGTAGAACCGCCTACCGATAATATGACCTGGGACGATATCTTCAATTTGGCTCGCCGTGTGGCGAAAGGGGAAGGGAAAGACCGGGTTTACGGTTTCGCGTTTAGCCGGTACCTCGGAAGCGATCCGTTCTGGGATATGCAGAGCAACTATGTCAACTCGCTGCAGCTCAAAACCTTTGATGATAAAGCGGAAACGATGACGGTCAATACCCCGCAATGGACGAAGGTATGGGAAACCATCAGCAAGCTGGCGAAGGATAAAATCATTCCGGACAGTAACAGCGGGATGATGGACGGCGAGTGGAACCCTGTAACCAGCGACCTGTTCCTCTCCGGTAAAGTAGCTATGGCGATCGGTGAGAACTACTATGTAAATGAAATTACGGACGCCAACAACAACGCTTCGAAAATTAAAAACTTTACCCCTGTAGATTGGGACGTCGTAACCGTTCCGGTCCATCCTGAAAAGCCGGGTGTCGGGGGAAGTATTTGGTTGAGCAATACGTTTGCGATCAACAGTGCCGCTCCAAATGCCGAAACCGCTTGGGACTTCATTAAATTCATTAACGGTGAGGATTGGGCAAAACTGAAATCCCGGAGCAACTCCTATGAAATGCTGGCCCGCAAATCGTACATCCAACCGAAAATGGGCTTGGACTACAATATTCAAGCGTTCTATTTGCTGAAGCCGACGCCGCCAACGGATCCGAAGCAAGATAAGCTGATGAGCGAAAAACCAGGGCTTTACAGCGTGACCGACAGCGGACGTAAGTTCTTCCAAGAGGTACTGGAGAACAAGAAAACGCCGGCGGAAGCGCTCAAGGAATGGGAAGAGAAGGGCAACAAGATGCTGCAGGAGATTAAAAACAATCCAAAAACCCAATTCCAGGAGGATGGTACGCCATTTGTTCCTGAGGAAGGGGCTGCAGCAGGAGGAGCCGTATATAAAGGATAA
- a CDS encoding IS110 family RNA-guided transposase, translating to MKFNQLNKQNQRISRISETTLVIGTDIAKHNHVARAFNYRGIELGKRCLFQNDDNGLLNLLAWAESIKQEHGLTDVLLGVEPTGHYWFPLFHFLRQRSIEVVLVNPHHVKKSKELDDNSTTKNDIKDAKVVAKLVIDGRYTQPQLPEGVYADLRVLMNQRDRLCGDLNRVKGRIHNWLDRFFPEYRQVFKNWEGKASLITLTNFPLPQDVVAAGETTVVAIWKKNDVKRAVGPKRAELLYRKARKSIGLTEGATAAKHELAMYLEQYAMLCRQIEQLMELVAGLVEQIPGATHMMIIPCIGLITVAGFLAEVGDLSGYDHSQQIVRHAGLSLRENSSGLHKGETTISKRGRCRLRALLFRAALTMVAKNPEFRALHLYFTTRRDNPLKKKQSMIAICNKLIRVLFELGRKQKEYDANKVLGPHREAQLQAAA from the coding sequence ATGAAGTTTAACCAATTGAACAAGCAAAATCAACGGATTTCGAGAATTTCTGAAACGACGCTGGTCATCGGAACCGACATCGCGAAACACAACCACGTCGCTCGTGCCTTTAATTACCGAGGCATCGAACTAGGCAAGCGGTGCTTGTTCCAGAACGACGACAATGGCCTGTTGAACCTGCTAGCATGGGCTGAATCCATCAAGCAAGAGCATGGGCTAACGGACGTGCTGCTTGGCGTAGAGCCAACCGGCCACTACTGGTTCCCGCTGTTTCACTTCCTGAGGCAGCGCAGCATTGAGGTCGTTCTTGTGAACCCGCATCATGTCAAGAAAAGCAAGGAACTCGACGACAACTCGACGACTAAGAACGACATCAAAGATGCGAAAGTCGTCGCCAAGCTCGTCATCGACGGTCGCTATACACAGCCGCAGCTGCCGGAAGGCGTTTACGCCGACCTGCGTGTGCTGATGAACCAGCGAGACCGTCTGTGCGGGGATTTGAACCGGGTGAAAGGAAGAATCCACAATTGGCTGGATCGCTTCTTTCCCGAATATAGGCAAGTGTTTAAAAACTGGGAAGGCAAGGCCTCGCTCATTACGCTAACGAACTTTCCGCTGCCGCAAGATGTCGTCGCCGCTGGCGAAACAACTGTGGTGGCTATCTGGAAGAAGAACGACGTGAAACGAGCCGTAGGCCCCAAGAGAGCGGAGTTGCTCTACCGGAAAGCCCGAAAGTCCATCGGCCTCACAGAAGGCGCTACGGCGGCCAAGCATGAGCTAGCCATGTATTTGGAGCAGTATGCCATGCTGTGCAGGCAGATCGAGCAACTGATGGAGCTTGTGGCGGGTCTGGTGGAACAGATTCCGGGCGCCACCCACATGATGATCATTCCGTGCATCGGTCTTATTACCGTGGCAGGATTCCTGGCGGAAGTCGGAGACTTGAGCGGGTACGATCACAGCCAACAAATCGTACGTCACGCCGGTCTCAGCCTGCGGGAAAACAGCTCCGGGCTTCACAAAGGGGAAACGACCATCAGCAAGCGAGGTCGCTGTCGCCTCCGGGCCTTGCTGTTCCGGGCGGCACTGACGATGGTCGCCAAGAACCCGGAATTCCGCGCACTGCATCTGTACTTCACGACGCGCCGGGATAATCCGCTGAAGAAGAAACAGTCCATGATCGCGATCTGCAACAAGCTCATTCGCGTTTTATTCGAGCTAGGCCGCAAACAGAAGGAATATGACGCTAACAAGGTCCTCGGCCCCCATCGGGAGGCTCAATTGCAAGCAGCAGCCTAA
- a CDS encoding IS110 family RNA-guided transposase — MQSTTKFVGLDVSKEKISVAIADVSGEAPRYYGTIPHTPAALRKLIKELGAAETLSFCYEAGPTGYETYRWITSMGAHCVVIAPSLIPKRPGDQVKTDRRDAEQLARLYRAGELTPVYVPEREDEALRELVRAREAAKEDAHRARQRILKFLLRHQIEPPATIKRRWTKKYRVWLGQLTFPYESMHVAFSEMLHTLDEIEQRMGRLEKALVQQAATGSKASLIQALQSLRGIGLLTAITLAAEIGTFARFRSPAQLMAYLGLVPREYSTGLSTRRGSMTKAGNGRLRRTLVESAWSYRHRPAVKGDLAKRLDGMPADVQLLSWKAQERLHYKYRHLVFGKNKHKNVAVGAVARELIGFIWAVARTVEQPAAS; from the coding sequence ATGCAGTCTACCACAAAATTCGTCGGTTTAGATGTATCCAAAGAAAAAATTTCGGTTGCGATTGCAGATGTGAGCGGGGAAGCTCCACGCTATTACGGAACCATTCCCCACACACCGGCAGCGTTACGCAAGCTTATCAAAGAGCTGGGAGCGGCCGAAACGCTATCGTTTTGCTACGAGGCAGGACCCACAGGTTACGAAACCTATCGCTGGATCACCTCCATGGGGGCCCACTGTGTCGTCATTGCTCCATCGCTCATTCCCAAACGCCCCGGCGACCAAGTGAAAACAGATCGACGGGATGCCGAGCAACTCGCGCGTTTGTATCGTGCAGGAGAGCTCACTCCCGTTTACGTCCCCGAACGGGAAGATGAGGCTCTACGGGAATTGGTTCGCGCCCGTGAAGCTGCCAAGGAAGATGCCCACCGGGCTCGTCAGCGGATCTTGAAATTCCTGCTTCGTCACCAGATTGAACCACCCGCCACCATAAAGCGTCGCTGGACCAAGAAGTATCGCGTCTGGTTAGGGCAGCTTACGTTCCCGTATGAGTCCATGCACGTGGCATTCAGCGAAATGCTTCATACTTTGGATGAGATCGAGCAACGCATGGGGCGCCTAGAAAAAGCACTGGTCCAGCAAGCTGCGACCGGTTCTAAGGCTTCTCTGATCCAAGCTCTTCAGTCCCTACGGGGGATTGGATTGCTTACAGCCATTACCCTTGCGGCTGAAATCGGAACCTTTGCGCGTTTTCGCTCCCCTGCGCAACTGATGGCGTACTTGGGACTGGTCCCTCGTGAGTATTCCACGGGCCTAAGTACTCGACGCGGCAGCATGACCAAAGCCGGAAATGGCCGCTTACGACGGACTTTGGTGGAGTCCGCTTGGAGTTACCGTCACCGTCCTGCCGTAAAAGGGGATCTCGCTAAGCGATTAGATGGTATGCCCGCCGACGTACAGCTGTTATCCTGGAAGGCGCAAGAAAGATTGCATTACAAATACCGTCATCTTGTGTTTGGAAAGAACAAGCACAAGAATGTGGCCGTCGGTGCGGTGGCCCGGGAATTGATTGGGTTCATATGGGCGGTTGCTCGAACCGTGGAGCAGCCAGCAGCCTCCTAA
- a CDS encoding ABC transporter ATP-binding protein, whose translation MIHCEGLVKIFKSEDIEVVALQGLNLTVEQGEMMAIIGNSGSGKSTLLNILGGLDRPSAGQVTVGGWDLLKIRDDQLVEYKRNTVGFVWQNNARNLLPYLTALENVEMPMLLTGKLDRAYAKELLERVGLKDRMHNKLHQLSGGEQQRVAIAISLSNRPKLLLADEPTGSVDTATSDQIMQIFRQVNRELGITVVIVTHDLNLAGKVDRVVAIRDGLTSTEFLKRNPNLDLAAAELGGGLQEVHEAFVVVDRVGRLQVPKEYLESVGINGRASMEFDGEKIIITAPKSLEGDPS comes from the coding sequence ATGATTCATTGCGAAGGACTCGTCAAGATTTTCAAATCCGAAGATATCGAAGTTGTGGCGCTCCAAGGCTTAAACTTAACCGTTGAACAAGGCGAGATGATGGCGATCATCGGCAACAGCGGCAGCGGCAAATCAACGCTGCTGAATATTCTGGGCGGGCTGGATCGCCCGTCAGCTGGTCAGGTTACCGTTGGAGGCTGGGATCTGCTAAAGATCCGCGATGACCAACTGGTGGAATATAAACGCAACACCGTTGGCTTTGTTTGGCAGAACAACGCCCGCAACCTGCTGCCCTATTTAACCGCGCTGGAGAACGTGGAGATGCCGATGCTGCTCACCGGTAAGCTGGACCGGGCTTATGCAAAAGAGCTGCTGGAGCGGGTTGGCTTAAAGGACCGGATGCATAACAAGCTGCATCAACTCTCCGGCGGGGAGCAGCAGCGGGTTGCGATCGCAATCTCTTTGTCGAATCGACCGAAGCTCCTGCTGGCTGACGAACCAACGGGGTCGGTAGACACGGCCACCTCTGATCAGATCATGCAGATCTTTCGGCAAGTGAACCGGGAGCTCGGCATCACGGTCGTCATCGTCACGCACGATTTGAACCTGGCCGGGAAGGTGGACCGCGTGGTCGCCATCCGCGACGGCTTAACGAGCACCGAATTCCTGAAGCGTAATCCGAATCTGGATTTGGCGGCAGCAGAGCTAGGCGGGGGATTGCAGGAGGTTCACGAAGCCTTTGTTGTGGTTGACCGCGTCGGACGCTTACAGGTTCCGAAGGAATATCTGGAATCCGTCGGGATCAACGGACGGGCGAGCATGGAGTTTGACGGAGAGAAAATCATTATTACAGCACCTAAATCATTGGAGGGGGATCCATCATGA
- a CDS encoding ABC transporter permease has product MGLPLLRLLFRKMWNTKWLTLSTLLGLIVAVSFTVSIPMYSDGSLKRVVATTLKAESEGLPAGSLIMSYQAPGGTKTDLGALSAVNQYIVDEVPEQIGFPFDAYVNTRSIRSTEVFPEDPTKVDASRTRTMSIVSMSGLQDHVTISGGRLFSDQGDGDTLEALMLEEAMYRQDLHVGDVMEYPVYSGVDVTLKVKIVGTFQPENENDPYWYQGFEGMMNSFYISDQAFNEGLLNRLSIPLHSSSWYYAFDLGEIKTSQLSPLSDTLERLNVELYQKLKDTKVDVSFGSLLNDFRKQSLQMQTLLFTLAAPMIAMVFYFIVMNARQALDKQQSDIAVLRSRGASTKQIIFIYLFESLILGVVALIAGPLLGWFMSKSIGSADGFLTFVNRKSIPVGFNADALVLGAVAVVIAILSTLLPAISFARSSIVKAKQKQARSDRAPFWQRWFIDIVLMVISGYGYYLFNERQMLTFQTGMTTDELQVQPFLFFVPALAIFSIGLFFLRVFPWLLKLIGWIGKKWLPVPYYLSLTQLSRSSSSYYPLMILLVLTLGLGVYNASAARTIDLNSTERTLYKYGADVIMRTVWEGTPEITRPSQGGSGQGQGGGSGAPGGGGNPGGVPGGGPGGGGQNPPPSKLIYSEPPFEIFRRLDGVEHAARVLQTKGNIIISGRSAGQGNVMGIDNVDFAKVAWFRNDLFPTHPYNYLNFLGMNESAALVPSNLAEKYKLKPGDVFTVALGEQAVEFAVYGIIPYWPSQYPDQTPFIIANLDYIYDQVPLIPYEVWLKMKPGAKVAPLIPKLAEEGIELYSVDDVRSELAAQSKHPTRGGVFGILSLGFLVSVIVSLIGYVLYWFFNLSGRVVQFGILRAMGLSRKQLTFMLLAEQILTAGLSIVLGIVIGKIAGKLYLPFLQTADNVTTQVPPFRIVFDNQDTLQLYVVVFVMLLMGAGLLLWQIRRLRVHQAVKMGEER; this is encoded by the coding sequence ATGGGACTTCCTTTATTACGCTTGTTGTTCCGCAAAATGTGGAACACGAAATGGCTGACGTTAAGTACACTCTTGGGCCTCATCGTCGCTGTCTCGTTTACGGTCAGCATTCCGATGTATTCCGACGGTTCGCTGAAGCGGGTCGTTGCGACCACCCTGAAAGCGGAGAGCGAAGGGCTGCCCGCAGGTTCGTTGATCATGAGCTACCAGGCGCCGGGCGGTACCAAGACGGATTTGGGTGCACTATCCGCCGTCAATCAATACATTGTCGACGAGGTGCCGGAGCAAATCGGCTTCCCGTTTGACGCTTACGTGAACACCAGATCCATCCGCAGTACGGAGGTGTTTCCGGAGGATCCAACCAAGGTTGACGCGAGCCGTACGCGGACGATGTCCATCGTGTCCATGAGCGGTTTACAGGATCATGTGACAATATCCGGCGGCCGGTTGTTTTCGGATCAGGGGGATGGCGATACGCTTGAGGCTCTGATGCTGGAGGAAGCGATGTACCGTCAGGATCTGCACGTTGGCGATGTGATGGAGTATCCGGTGTACAGCGGCGTGGATGTGACGCTTAAGGTGAAGATTGTTGGCACCTTCCAGCCGGAGAATGAGAATGATCCGTATTGGTACCAAGGCTTTGAAGGGATGATGAACAGTTTCTACATCTCGGATCAAGCCTTTAATGAAGGACTGCTGAATCGATTGTCGATTCCGCTGCATAGCTCCAGCTGGTATTACGCTTTTGATCTTGGTGAGATCAAGACGAGTCAGCTGTCGCCGCTATCGGATACGCTGGAGCGGCTGAATGTAGAGTTATATCAGAAGCTGAAAGATACGAAGGTGGATGTCTCCTTCGGCAGTCTGCTGAACGACTTCCGCAAGCAGAGCCTGCAAATGCAGACGCTGCTGTTTACCCTGGCGGCACCGATGATTGCCATGGTGTTCTATTTCATCGTGATGAACGCTCGTCAGGCGCTCGACAAGCAGCAAAGTGACATCGCTGTTCTGCGCAGCCGCGGTGCTTCTACGAAGCAGATTATTTTCATCTATTTATTTGAGAGCCTGATCCTTGGTGTGGTTGCACTGATTGCAGGCCCTTTGCTCGGCTGGTTTATGTCAAAGAGCATCGGCTCGGCGGACGGCTTCCTGACGTTCGTGAACCGCAAGTCCATTCCGGTAGGATTTAATGCCGACGCCTTGGTGTTGGGGGCGGTGGCGGTTGTGATCGCGATCTTGTCGACGCTGCTGCCGGCAATTTCCTTCGCCCGTTCCTCGATTGTCAAGGCGAAGCAGAAGCAAGCGCGCTCCGATCGGGCGCCCTTTTGGCAACGCTGGTTTATCGATATCGTCTTGATGGTGATTTCGGGTTATGGGTACTACCTGTTTAATGAGCGGCAGATGCTGACGTTCCAGACGGGGATGACGACGGATGAGCTGCAGGTTCAACCGTTCCTCTTCTTCGTACCGGCGCTGGCGATTTTCTCCATCGGACTGTTTTTCCTGCGGGTGTTCCCGTGGTTATTGAAGCTGATCGGCTGGATCGGCAAAAAGTGGTTGCCGGTTCCTTACTATTTAAGTTTGACGCAACTGTCCAGGTCGTCTTCTTCCTATTATCCGCTGATGATTCTGCTCGTTCTGACGCTGGGGCTTGGTGTATATAACGCTTCAGCTGCTCGGACGATCGATCTGAATTCGACGGAGCGGACGCTCTATAAATATGGAGCGGATGTGATTATGCGAACAGTATGGGAAGGCACGCCGGAAATCACCCGTCCTTCACAAGGAGGCTCCGGCCAAGGTCAAGGCGGCGGCTCGGGAGCTCCGGGCGGCGGCGGGAACCCGGGTGGAGTACCTGGCGGCGGTCCGGGCGGCGGCGGGCAAAATCCACCCCCGTCCAAACTGATCTATTCCGAGCCCCCGTTTGAGATCTTTCGGAGGCTGGATGGCGTCGAGCATGCGGCACGTGTGCTCCAAACGAAGGGGAACATCATCATCTCCGGCCGTTCGGCAGGCCAAGGGAATGTAATGGGGATCGACAATGTCGATTTCGCCAAAGTGGCCTGGTTCCGGAACGACCTGTTCCCCACGCATCCCTACAATTATTTGAACTTTCTCGGGATGAACGAAAGCGCAGCTTTAGTCCCGTCGAACTTGGCGGAGAAATACAAGCTGAAGCCGGGAGACGTGTTCACGGTCGCCTTGGGTGAGCAAGCGGTGGAATTTGCCGTATACGGGATTATCCCGTATTGGCCAAGTCAATATCCGGATCAAACGCCGTTTATCATTGCGAATTTGGACTATATCTACGATCAAGTTCCGCTTATTCCTTATGAAGTCTGGCTGAAGATGAAGCCGGGGGCCAAAGTCGCCCCGCTGATTCCGAAGCTGGCGGAGGAAGGAATTGAGCTTTATTCGGTTGATGATGTCCGCAGTGAATTGGCGGCCCAAAGCAAGCACCCAACCCGGGGAGGTGTATTTGGAATCTTAAGCCTCGGCTTCCTCGTCTCGGTTATCGTTTCGTTGATCGGATACGTGTTGTACTGGTTTTTCAACTTATCGGGCCGGGTCGTCCAGTTCGGGATCTTGCGGGCGATGGGCTTATCCCGCAAGCAGCTGACGTTTATGCTGCTGGCCGAACAGATCTTGACAGCAGGCTTATCCATCGTGCTCGGGATCGTGATCGGGAAGATTGCCGGCAAGCTATACTTGCCGTTCCTGCAAACTGCGGATAATGTCACAACGCAAGTTCCGCCGTTCCGAATCGTATTCGATAACCAAGACACGCTTCAGCTTTATGTCGTTGTGTTCGTGATGCTCCTGATGGGAGCCGGCCTGCTACTCTGGCAAATCCGGCGCCTGCGCGTGCATCAGGCGGTAAAAATGGGAGAGGAGCGCTAA
- a CDS encoding IS3 family transposase (programmed frameshift) — protein sequence MPKQPRRTFTTEFKKQMVQLYENGKSRAAIVEEYDLTASALDRWIKQAQTTGSFKEKDNRSFEENELITLRKEIQRLKMENDIFKASRADHGTKVAIIQNNRDKYSVSAMCDVLQIAKSTFYYEAKERAKEDELTETIVEIFHKNRKAYGTRKIKAKLKEQGIVVSRRRIGRIMKEQGLVSTYTIAQYKPHKAASNEAKTANVLAREFEQTEAKRFVVSDLTYVKVQNKWHYICVLIDLFNREIIGHSAGPNKDAALISRAFSTVQGDLRQIQWFHTDRGSEFKNEKMDELLETFKIGRSLSMKGCPYDNAVAEATYKIMKTEFINQMSFHSLLHLEVELYDYINWFNKHRIHGTLGYLTPVQYRQEALNKVV from the exons ATGCCTAAACAACCACGACGCACGTTTACAACCGAGTTCAAAAAGCAAATGGTGCAGCTCTATGAAAACGGGAAATCCCGCGCAGCGATTGTGGAGGAATATGACCTCACTGCGTCTGCTTTAGACCGCTGGATCAAGCAAGCCCAGACCACAGGCTCCTTCAAGGAGAAGGACAATCGCTCTTTCGAAGAAAATGAACTCATCACTTTACGTAAAGAGATTCAACGACTTAAGATGGAGAACGATATTT TTAAAGCAAGCCGCGCTGATCATGGGACGAAAGTAGCTATCATCCAGAACAACCGTGATAAATACTCGGTATCAGCAATGTGCGACGTCCTACAAATTGCAAAGAGTACGTTCTACTATGAAGCAAAGGAACGAGCGAAGGAAGATGAACTAACAGAAACGATTGTGGAGATCTTCCACAAGAACCGCAAAGCCTACGGCACGCGCAAGATTAAAGCCAAGCTAAAGGAACAAGGAATAGTTGTATCTAGACGTCGCATTGGCCGCATTATGAAGGAGCAGGGGTTGGTCTCCACCTACACGATCGCTCAGTATAAGCCCCACAAAGCGGCCTCCAATGAAGCAAAGACGGCAAATGTGCTGGCTCGTGAGTTTGAGCAGACAGAAGCAAAGCGCTTCGTCGTTAGCGATCTAACGTATGTAAAGGTTCAAAACAAGTGGCATTACATTTGTGTGCTGATCGACTTGTTCAATCGAGAAATCATCGGGCATAGTGCGGGCCCAAACAAGGATGCGGCTCTGATTTCCCGTGCCTTCTCTACCGTACAAGGTGATCTGCGTCAAATCCAGTGGTTTCATACGGACCGCGGTAGTGAGTTTAAAAACGAAAAGATGGACGAGCTATTGGAGACCTTTAAAATCGGTCGATCTCTCAGCATGAAAGGCTGTCCCTATGACAATGCCGTGGCTGAAGCTACCTATAAAATTATGAAAACGGAGTTCATTAACCAGATGAGCTTCCACAGCCTTCTTCATCTAGAGGTGGAACTGTACGATTACATCAACTGGTTCAACAAGCATCGGATTCACGGAACACTGGGATACCTGACACCTGTTCAGTATCGTCAAGAAGCCCTTAATAAAGTTGTCTGA